In Mugil cephalus isolate CIBA_MC_2020 chromosome 20, CIBA_Mcephalus_1.1, whole genome shotgun sequence, the following are encoded in one genomic region:
- the gid4 gene encoding glucose-induced degradation protein 4 homolog, producing MTVADGGTLALIMPVRAECYRATGSACPSSASLVPPAPINTHQPGVATSLLYSGSQFRGYQKSKGNSYDVEVVLQHVTVEDSYLCGYLKIKGLTEEYPTLTTFFAGEIISRKRPFLTRKWDADEDVDRKHWSKFQAFYKYAKNFNSDDFDYEALENSDYIFMRWKEQFLVPDHTIKDISGASFAGFYYICFQKSTATIEGFYYHRSSEWYQSLSLNHIREHSMPIYEFR from the exons ATGACGGTTGCTGACGGAGGCACCTTAGCGCTCATCATGCCAGTCCGAGCGGAGTGCTACAGAGCGACCGGCTCGGCCTGCCCGTCCTCGGCCTCTCTTGTTCCCCCTGCCCCGATCAACACCCACCAGCCGGGGGTGGCCACCTCGCTCCTGTACAGCGGCTCGCAGTTTCGCGGTTACCAGAAGAGCAAAGGCAACTCCTACGACGTCGAGGTCGTATTGCAG CATGTGACCGTGGAGGACTCGTATTTGTGTGGATACCTGAAGATCAAAGGCCTGACTGAG GAGTATCCCACCCTTACTACTTTCTTTGCTGGTGAAATCATCAGcagaaaaaggccttttttaACTAGGAAATGGGACGCAGACGAGGATGTGGACCGAAAGCACTGG AGCAAGTTCCAGGCTTTTTACAAGTACGCCAAAAACTTCAACTCGGACGACTTTGACTACGAAGCCCTGGAAAACAGTGATTATATCTTCATGAGGTGGAAG GAGCAGTTTCTAGTTCCGGACCACACCATCAAAGACATCAGCGGGGCCTCGTTCGCCGGCTTCTACTACATTTGCTTCCAGAAGTCCACAGCCACTATTGAAGGCTTCTATTACCATAGGAGCTCAGAGTG GTACCAGTCTCTAAGCCTAAACCATATTCGAGAGCACAGTATGCCTATTTATGAATTCCGGTGA
- the drc3 gene encoding dynein regulatory complex subunit 3 isoform X1, which yields MVPHGLYEEKSEAKPTSNGTNNIMSSDKSCKPYPVGTHCSEVLELHMEYTKIHKIDHLWEYTSLTRLDLNNNLIEKIEGLDHLINLTWLNLSFNGIERIEGLEALRRLEVLNLSNNKISVIENVDTLENLTHFIFANNLLSQLENVLYIRKLKKLFTVILSGNPVSKADDYTFFIAAYFPDLMFLDYRYIDKNTRKEAMVKYPHILEKMRLEESQKQQTTETHQSKEAELQLHKDAFVEFLNGPDLFKSMFKDDPEAETLRCAPGMDALLQTFEQQMVEACVQLFETGLAEHEKRKTLVDSFFDGQRKTVEHYQRKASQTLAAFDQQHSERIAELQQLSDPDLFKAKLKHCNDEVNQLCQSLMELEFQLVTLLEENIKNLDGSISDMVGSFSETVQETFARCRDLEDVYYQNVKEVANETLQKVAKSELDEAMSSDVVMLFADKDAVMDALATGHDNHVVKINDRETQLVTCVSTWKGTLFKGIQDKETERNRMCISDMNTYMDRLKEQLEEMS from the exons ATGGTTCCGCACGGACTTTATGAAG agaaaagtgaagccaagccTACTTCCAACGGCACTAACAACATCATGAGCTCTGACAAATCTTGTAAGCCTTATCCTGTGGGAACCCACTGTAGTGAAGTCCTCGAATTACACATGGAATACACAA AAATCCACAAGATTGACCACTTGTGGGAATACACCTCCTTGACCAGACTTGACTTGAATAACAACCTCATAGAGAAGATTGAGGGCCTGGACCACCTGATTAATCTGACATGGCTTA ACCTGTCGTTCAACGGAATCGAGAGAATTGAGGGTCTGGAGGCTCTGCGGAGGCTTGAAGTGCTGAATTTGTCCAACAACAAGATCTCTGTCATCGAAAACGTGGATACGCTCGAGAACCTCACCCATTTCATCTTTGCAAACAACCTCCTCAGTCAGCTAGAAAAT GTGCTCTACATCAGGAAGTTGAAGAAACTGTTCACGGTCATCTTATCTGGGAATCCTGTCTCCAAGGCTGACGATTACACATTCTTCATCGCTGCCTATTTTCCAGACTTGATGTTCCTGGACTACAGATACATTGACAAGAATACT agaaaagaagcaATGGTCAAATACCCGCATATCCTGGAGAAAATGAGACTTGAAGAgtcacagaaacaacaaaccaCTGAGACTCACCAAAGTAAAGAGGCGGAGCTCCAATTGCACAAA GATGCCTTCGTGGAGTTCCTCAACGGGCCAGATCTGTTTAAGAGCATGTTTAAAGACGATCCGGAGGCGGAGACGCTGCGCTGTGCTCCGGGAATGGACGCTCTGCTTCAGAC ATTTGAACAACAGATGGTGGAGGCGTGTGTGCAGCTGTTTGAAACGGGCTTGGCtgaacatgaaaaaagaaagacactgGTGGACTCCTTCTTCGATGGTCAGCGGAAGACTGTGGAGCACTACCAACGGAAAGCGTCGCAGACGTTGGCAGCTTTTGATCAGCAACACAGCGAG AGGATAGCGGAGTTGCAGCAGTTATCAGACCCAGATTTATTTAAGGCCAAGCTCAAGCATTGCAACGATGAGGTCAACCAGCTCTGTCAAAGCCTCATGGAGCTGGAGTTTCAGCTGGTCACTCTGCTGGAG GAAAACATCAAAAACCTTGACGGCAGCATCTCGGACATGGTTGGCAGCTTCAGCGAAACTGTTCAAGAAAC GTTCGCCCGATGTCGAGATCTGGAGGACGTCTACTATCAGAACGTGAAGGAAGTTGCTAATGAAACTCTGCAGAAGGTCGCCAAAAGCGAGTTGGATGAGGCGATGTCAAGCGACGTCGTGATG CTGTTTGCGGACAAAGACGCAGTGATGGACGCACTAGCCACTGGCCACGATAACCACGTTGTGAAGATCAATGATCGGGAGACTCAGCTGGTTACCTGCGTCAGCACCTGGAAGGGGACACTATTTAAAGGG ATTCAAGACAAAGAAACTGAGCGGAACCGCATGTGCATCTCAGACATGAACACATACATGGACCGTCTGAAAGAACAACTGGAGGAGATGAGCTAG
- the drc3 gene encoding dynein regulatory complex subunit 3 isoform X2 yields MSSDKSCKPYPVGTHCSEVLELHMEYTKIHKIDHLWEYTSLTRLDLNNNLIEKIEGLDHLINLTWLNLSFNGIERIEGLEALRRLEVLNLSNNKISVIENVDTLENLTHFIFANNLLSQLENVLYIRKLKKLFTVILSGNPVSKADDYTFFIAAYFPDLMFLDYRYIDKNTRKEAMVKYPHILEKMRLEESQKQQTTETHQSKEAELQLHKDAFVEFLNGPDLFKSMFKDDPEAETLRCAPGMDALLQTFEQQMVEACVQLFETGLAEHEKRKTLVDSFFDGQRKTVEHYQRKASQTLAAFDQQHSERIAELQQLSDPDLFKAKLKHCNDEVNQLCQSLMELEFQLVTLLEENIKNLDGSISDMVGSFSETVQETFARCRDLEDVYYQNVKEVANETLQKVAKSELDEAMSSDVVMLFADKDAVMDALATGHDNHVVKINDRETQLVTCVSTWKGTLFKGIQDKETERNRMCISDMNTYMDRLKEQLEEMS; encoded by the exons ATGAGCTCTGACAAATCTTGTAAGCCTTATCCTGTGGGAACCCACTGTAGTGAAGTCCTCGAATTACACATGGAATACACAA AAATCCACAAGATTGACCACTTGTGGGAATACACCTCCTTGACCAGACTTGACTTGAATAACAACCTCATAGAGAAGATTGAGGGCCTGGACCACCTGATTAATCTGACATGGCTTA ACCTGTCGTTCAACGGAATCGAGAGAATTGAGGGTCTGGAGGCTCTGCGGAGGCTTGAAGTGCTGAATTTGTCCAACAACAAGATCTCTGTCATCGAAAACGTGGATACGCTCGAGAACCTCACCCATTTCATCTTTGCAAACAACCTCCTCAGTCAGCTAGAAAAT GTGCTCTACATCAGGAAGTTGAAGAAACTGTTCACGGTCATCTTATCTGGGAATCCTGTCTCCAAGGCTGACGATTACACATTCTTCATCGCTGCCTATTTTCCAGACTTGATGTTCCTGGACTACAGATACATTGACAAGAATACT agaaaagaagcaATGGTCAAATACCCGCATATCCTGGAGAAAATGAGACTTGAAGAgtcacagaaacaacaaaccaCTGAGACTCACCAAAGTAAAGAGGCGGAGCTCCAATTGCACAAA GATGCCTTCGTGGAGTTCCTCAACGGGCCAGATCTGTTTAAGAGCATGTTTAAAGACGATCCGGAGGCGGAGACGCTGCGCTGTGCTCCGGGAATGGACGCTCTGCTTCAGAC ATTTGAACAACAGATGGTGGAGGCGTGTGTGCAGCTGTTTGAAACGGGCTTGGCtgaacatgaaaaaagaaagacactgGTGGACTCCTTCTTCGATGGTCAGCGGAAGACTGTGGAGCACTACCAACGGAAAGCGTCGCAGACGTTGGCAGCTTTTGATCAGCAACACAGCGAG AGGATAGCGGAGTTGCAGCAGTTATCAGACCCAGATTTATTTAAGGCCAAGCTCAAGCATTGCAACGATGAGGTCAACCAGCTCTGTCAAAGCCTCATGGAGCTGGAGTTTCAGCTGGTCACTCTGCTGGAG GAAAACATCAAAAACCTTGACGGCAGCATCTCGGACATGGTTGGCAGCTTCAGCGAAACTGTTCAAGAAAC GTTCGCCCGATGTCGAGATCTGGAGGACGTCTACTATCAGAACGTGAAGGAAGTTGCTAATGAAACTCTGCAGAAGGTCGCCAAAAGCGAGTTGGATGAGGCGATGTCAAGCGACGTCGTGATG CTGTTTGCGGACAAAGACGCAGTGATGGACGCACTAGCCACTGGCCACGATAACCACGTTGTGAAGATCAATGATCGGGAGACTCAGCTGGTTACCTGCGTCAGCACCTGGAAGGGGACACTATTTAAAGGG ATTCAAGACAAAGAAACTGAGCGGAACCGCATGTGCATCTCAGACATGAACACATACATGGACCGTCTGAAAGAACAACTGGAGGAGATGAGCTAG